A DNA window from Drosophila pseudoobscura strain MV-25-SWS-2005 chromosome 2, UCI_Dpse_MV25, whole genome shotgun sequence contains the following coding sequences:
- the dpr4 gene encoding limbic system-associated membrane protein, with product MSSEEYQRPMKMKTGISCVPLWLWQLLLLLLLDCGNMAVFGEVPPHYWETPYSQPYFDNSSRREVTATVGQAALLHCRVRNLGDRAVSWIRKRDLHILTVGILTYTNDQRFQSLHSEGSDEWTLRISSPQPRDSGTYECQVSTEPKISQGFRLNVVVSRAKILGNAELFIKSGSDINLTCLAMQSPVPPSFIYWYKGKRVMNYSQRGGINVITERSTRTSKLLIAKATPADSGNYTCSPSSSDSASVVVHVINGEHPAAMQHGNSSASCLLRRLRHTSAVPLPLPLVAIAIATMWLSAAAVTCNWSNIAAGLLNVCTWS from the exons ATGTCGTCGGAGGAGTACCAGAGACCGATGAAGATGAAAACGGGGATTAGCTGTGtgccgctgtggctgtggcagctgttgctgctcctgctcctgg ACTGCGGCAACATGGCGGTGTTCGGCGAGGTGCCTCCGCACTACTGGGAGACGCCGTACTCGCAGCCGTACTTCGACAACTCCTCGCGGCGCGAGGTCACTGCCACCGTGGGCCAGGCGGCGCTCCTCCATTGTCGGGTCCGGAATCTGGGCGATCGAGCG GTCTCTTGGATTCGCAAGCGGGACCTGCACATCCTCACGGTGGGGATACTGACGTACACGAATGACCAGCGCTTCCAGTCGCTGCACTCCGAGGGCTCCGACGAGTGGACGCTGCGCATATCCTCGCCGCAGCCGAGGGACTCGGGCACATACGAGTGCCAGGTGTCGACGGAGCCGAAGATCAGCCAGGGCTTTCGCCTGAACGTCGTGG TGTCGCGGGCCAAGATCCTGGGCAACGCGGAGCTGTTCATCAAGAGCGGCAGCGACATCAATCTCACGTGCCTCGCGATGCAGTCGCCGGTGCCGCCGTCGTTCATCTACTGGTACAAGGGCAAGCGGGTGATGAATTACTCGCAACGCGGTGGCATCAACGTCATCACAGAGCGCTCGACGCGCACCAGCAAGCTGCTCATCGCCAAGGCGACTCCGGCGGACTCCGGCAACTACACGTGCTCCCCGAGCAGCTCAG ACTCGGCCTCCGTGGTGGTGCACGTCATCAACGGGGAGCATCCGGCGGCCATGCAAcatggcaacagcagcgccagcTGCCTCCTGCGCCGCCTCCGCCACACATCAGCagtgcctttgcctttgccactggtcgccatcgccatcgcgaCGATGTGGCTGTCGGCGGCGGCTGTCACCTGCAACTGGAGCAACATTGCCGCAGGCCTCCTGAATGTCTGCACTTGGAGCTGA